A genomic window from Alistipes sp. ZOR0009 includes:
- a CDS encoding phosphatidate cytidylyltransferase, translating into MKINNLTTRTLSGAVFVAILVSGIIIGYETYLLLMLIIIGLTLNEFFNIVKKSGVAPNFSLGLIAGLGTFISFFVFAFGGYQDVVYLAFPLLIYIGIFISELFRNKSNPFTNVAMTLLGVFYIAIPFSILNFLVFLQFSNLDGVIFDYYYILALFILVWTNDTFAYLTGMAIGKHKFFERISPKKTWEGIIGGIVFTAGMSVALFYLYPHVAPLGKLGFSGLTLQVWVGLGVVVSIFADLGDLVESMLKRSLGIKDSGNIIPGHGGMLDRFDAILLAAPAAFVYLMFMFNQL; encoded by the coding sequence TTGAAAATTAACAACCTTACAACAAGAACCCTAAGTGGGGCTGTTTTTGTAGCAATTTTGGTTTCAGGAATAATAATAGGGTACGAAACTTACCTTCTTCTCATGCTTATAATCATTGGGTTAACGCTCAATGAATTTTTCAATATAGTAAAGAAGAGTGGCGTTGCACCCAACTTTTCATTGGGACTAATCGCAGGCCTTGGGACCTTCATCTCCTTCTTCGTATTTGCATTCGGAGGGTATCAGGATGTGGTATACCTAGCCTTCCCGCTTCTTATTTACATTGGGATATTTATTTCCGAACTATTTAGAAATAAATCCAACCCCTTTACCAACGTTGCGATGACTCTGCTGGGGGTATTCTATATTGCAATCCCCTTTTCCATTCTTAATTTTTTGGTTTTCCTTCAGTTCTCCAACTTAGATGGCGTTATTTTTGACTACTACTACATACTAGCGCTTTTTATTCTAGTTTGGACCAACGATACCTTCGCCTACCTTACAGGGATGGCCATTGGTAAACACAAATTTTTCGAACGAATTTCGCCCAAAAAGACCTGGGAAGGAATTATTGGAGGAATTGTTTTTACGGCTGGAATGAGCGTAGCGCTATTCTACTTATACCCTCACGTTGCGCCACTTGGAAAATTAGGCTTTTCTGGATTAACTTTGCAAGTATGGGTTGGACTTGGCGTAGTTGTTTCTATATTTGCAGACCTTGGAGATTTGGTAGAATCTATGCTTAAAAGAAGTTTAGGCATTAAAGATTCTGGTAACATTATCCCAGGACATGGTGGAATGCTCGATCGATTTGATGCAATTTTATTAGCTGCACCCGCCGCGTTTGTTTATCTTATGTTTATGTTTAACCAATTATAG
- a CDS encoding DUF4492 domain-containing protein — translation MESSSRGNVLMRIFRFYYDGFRNMQLGKTLWAIILLKLFIMFAVMKIFFFPNILKKNFRSDKERSEYVIEQLTTPKK, via the coding sequence ATGGAATCATCAAGTAGAGGCAACGTGCTGATGAGAATATTCAGGTTCTACTACGATGGATTTAGGAATATGCAGTTGGGAAAGACGCTTTGGGCTATAATTTTGCTTAAGCTCTTCATAATGTTTGCTGTTATGAAGATTTTTTTCTTTCCGAACATCTTGAAAAAGAATTTCCGCAGCGACAAAGAGCGCAGCGAGTATGTAATTGAACAGCTTACGACACCTAAAAAATAG
- a CDS encoding NAD-dependent epimerase/dehydratase family protein → MKVVITGAAGFVGSLLVVELAKNRNVHEVVAYDNLSSGSFDYLFSSFEGKSKVRVVLGDILDGRSLDAACLGADVVVHSANIKLAADPHQFDQVNCWGTAEVVAAFERSKASKLLMVSSIAIFGTVNNADDLKPNPASPYEWSLLRAEEHVMRLVKQERAVILRLGDLCGVVPSRMASSRINSLVFRAAIGDKLDIFGSGDAVVNITDAESVAAEVNCFLEGKLKSGAYNLVDYTLSSLELVDSIRNEYPELEVIFVSHHYDSKGIPVAKSGELCSSSGEISAAIKKIKKALL, encoded by the coding sequence GTGAAGGTAGTAATTACAGGCGCAGCAGGTTTTGTTGGCTCATTGCTTGTTGTGGAGCTGGCAAAAAATAGAAATGTACACGAGGTTGTAGCCTACGATAATCTTTCGAGCGGCTCTTTCGACTATTTATTTTCATCCTTCGAAGGAAAAAGCAAAGTTAGAGTTGTTTTGGGGGATATTTTGGATGGTCGGAGCTTAGATGCTGCTTGTTTAGGGGCAGATGTGGTTGTGCATTCGGCAAATATAAAGCTGGCAGCCGACCCTCATCAGTTCGATCAGGTAAACTGCTGGGGAACTGCCGAGGTTGTTGCTGCTTTTGAACGCAGTAAGGCTTCGAAGCTGCTAATGGTAAGTAGCATTGCAATATTTGGAACGGTAAACAATGCGGATGATCTTAAGCCAAACCCAGCGTCGCCCTACGAGTGGTCGTTGCTAAGAGCGGAAGAGCATGTGATGCGATTGGTTAAGCAGGAAAGGGCCGTAATCCTACGACTTGGCGATTTGTGTGGAGTTGTTCCTTCGCGGATGGCCTCATCGCGCATAAACTCGTTGGTGTTTAGGGCTGCAATTGGCGATAAGCTGGATATTTTTGGAAGTGGCGATGCTGTAGTAAATATTACCGACGCAGAATCGGTAGCTGCTGAAGTAAATTGCTTTTTGGAAGGAAAACTGAAAAGTGGAGCGTACAATCTAGTTGACTACACGCTGTCGTCGTTGGAGTTGGTAGATTCTATTAGAAACGAATACCCTGAGTTGGAGGTGATATTTGTTAGCCATCACTACGATTCGAAAGGAATACCAGTGGCAAAGTCGGGAGAGTTGTGTAGCTCTTCTGGTGAAATATCAGCCGCTATAAAAAAAATAAAGAAAGCCCTTTTGTAG
- a CDS encoding phosphoadenylyl-sulfate reductase: MTIDKIERTIREFSEAGKKMFATSSFQTHSIPLLHIISQIDSTIPVYFINTGFLFAETVAYKNEIADRLQLNILDTTPVVTKAEQKDRMGRFFFASDPDHCCFLNKVQPLEPVIAKHDVWINGVRADQTDVRKSFKDIEQVRSNFVRFHPMLDWTKQDIYRYIRENNLPRHPLDMLGYSSIGCEPCTHKPRFDDDERNSRWFGLKKTECGLNTTLINKEESR, encoded by the coding sequence ATGACGATTGATAAAATAGAGCGCACGATTCGCGAATTTTCGGAGGCGGGAAAGAAGATGTTTGCAACATCATCATTTCAGACGCACAGCATTCCGTTGTTGCATATCATTAGCCAAATAGATAGTACGATTCCGGTTTACTTTATTAATACAGGCTTCCTGTTTGCAGAGACGGTTGCTTATAAAAATGAGATTGCGGATAGGTTGCAACTGAATATTCTGGATACAACGCCAGTTGTGACGAAAGCAGAGCAGAAGGATCGTATGGGAAGGTTCTTCTTTGCCAGCGATCCGGATCATTGCTGCTTTTTGAACAAGGTGCAGCCGCTGGAACCGGTGATTGCTAAGCACGATGTTTGGATAAATGGGGTGCGAGCCGATCAAACCGACGTACGGAAGTCGTTTAAGGATATAGAGCAGGTACGGAGCAACTTTGTACGCTTTCATCCAATGCTAGATTGGACGAAGCAGGATATTTATAGGTACATAAGGGAGAATAATCTGCCACGCCATCCGCTGGATATGTTGGGTTACTCGAGTATTGGATGTGAACCCTGCACGCATAAGCCTCGTTTTGATGATGACGAGCGGAATTCGAGATGGTTTGGGTTAAAGAAGACGGAGTGTGGGCTTAATACCACTTTAATAAACAAGGAGGAAAGTAGGTGA
- a CDS encoding phosphatidylserine decarboxylase family protein — translation MRIHKEGHSMLLKTLILVVVALVLLYFFTPIYVYGAGIVVFSLLYLFLLRFFRFPNRPQLTDDGVVYAPADGTVVVIEKTFEGEYFKDERIQVSIFMSVWNVHINWYPIKGVVDYFRHHHGKFLVAWHPKSSTENERTTVVLNNGKSQILLRQIAGFLARRIVCYAKEGEKIEQNQQMGFIKFGSRVDLFFPIGTEINVELNQKTTGGQTVIAKLK, via the coding sequence ATGCGCATTCACAAAGAGGGACATTCAATGCTGCTTAAGACGCTAATTTTAGTAGTCGTGGCCTTGGTTCTGCTCTACTTTTTTACTCCTATCTACGTATACGGAGCGGGAATAGTAGTTTTTTCTCTGCTATACCTATTTTTACTTCGCTTCTTCCGCTTCCCAAACCGTCCACAACTAACCGATGATGGCGTTGTGTATGCTCCTGCTGACGGAACGGTTGTTGTTATTGAGAAGACTTTTGAGGGCGAATACTTCAAGGATGAAAGAATACAGGTTTCGATTTTCATGTCCGTTTGGAATGTGCACATCAACTGGTATCCCATCAAAGGTGTTGTTGATTACTTCAGACATCACCATGGCAAGTTTTTGGTTGCTTGGCATCCTAAATCATCTACCGAGAATGAAAGAACAACCGTCGTGCTAAACAACGGCAAGTCGCAGATCCTTCTCCGTCAGATTGCTGGATTTCTTGCTCGCCGCATCGTTTGTTATGCAAAAGAGGGCGAAAAGATTGAGCAAAACCAACAAATGGGCTTCATCAAATTTGGCTCACGTGTCGATCTTTTCTTCCCCATTGGGACTGAAATAAACGTAGAGTTAAACCAAAAGACAACAGGCGGCCAAACGGTTATTGCAAAGTTGAAGTAA
- a CDS encoding gliding motility-associated C-terminal domain-containing protein, giving the protein MKKLLFILLSIAMFACSKEEKSDLTVTITKPSDNYSFAITNGTAPFTLNVFSKSGSPVFEEKFEKTPFEWNGETTDGNKLAAGMYTFVLKDNTGKSKDGIIYIVSDK; this is encoded by the coding sequence ATGAAAAAGCTGCTATTCATACTATTAAGCATTGCTATGTTTGCATGCTCTAAAGAGGAAAAATCTGATTTAACAGTTACGATTACAAAACCTTCTGACAACTACAGTTTCGCGATTACAAATGGAACAGCTCCATTTACCCTAAATGTTTTCAGTAAAAGTGGCAGCCCTGTTTTTGAGGAGAAGTTTGAAAAAACACCCTTCGAATGGAATGGAGAAACTACCGATGGGAATAAGCTAGCAGCAGGAATGTACACCTTCGTTCTTAAAGATAACACAGGAAAATCAAAAGACGGAATAATCTACATCGTTTCTGATAAATAA
- a CDS encoding AI-2E family transporter, with protein MNKLARYILIAAVASIIIFLLWYFKAIVAYVLIAAVLSIIGKPLVNLLMKIKLGKFKIPKWLCAGATLALIWLVVVIFFKTFIPLLVEEANKLSNLDVSSLIEEFQPTLKSFQDGLARYLPDAKNLNLEQSLTDQVKSVVSIGSISSIFSGFTGFVGSVFIAIFSISFITFFFLKDESLFFEGVILVFPTKYEENVTRALNAVSQLLMRYFIGIVTESFLIMILVTLGLRIIGVPMSQGLVIGLIAGVLNVVPYIGPLIGTFVGIFLVITTNIDVFTMAEMVHHIIYIAIVFSIVHLIDNIVFQPLIYSNSVHAHPLEIFIVILIAGSIAGVLGMLLAIPTYTVLRVFAKEFFNNFRVVQKLTENI; from the coding sequence ATGAATAAACTTGCGAGGTATATCCTAATTGCTGCCGTAGCATCTATCATCATCTTTTTACTTTGGTACTTTAAAGCAATTGTTGCCTACGTACTTATTGCTGCAGTCCTATCCATCATTGGAAAGCCGCTCGTAAACTTACTAATGAAGATTAAGCTCGGGAAATTCAAAATTCCTAAATGGCTTTGTGCAGGAGCAACCCTCGCGCTAATATGGCTCGTTGTCGTCATCTTTTTTAAAACGTTCATTCCCCTTCTTGTCGAAGAAGCCAACAAGCTATCGAATTTGGATGTCTCCTCACTTATCGAGGAGTTCCAGCCAACTTTAAAAAGTTTCCAAGACGGACTTGCCAGATACCTTCCCGATGCAAAAAACTTGAATCTAGAGCAATCACTAACCGATCAGGTTAAATCGGTAGTAAGCATTGGCTCCATTTCGAGCATTTTTAGCGGATTTACAGGGTTTGTTGGTAGCGTTTTTATAGCCATTTTCTCCATATCCTTCATCACCTTCTTTTTCCTTAAAGACGAAAGCCTATTTTTCGAGGGAGTTATTCTTGTTTTCCCCACCAAGTACGAGGAAAATGTAACTCGTGCCCTAAATGCCGTATCGCAGCTGCTGATGCGCTACTTTATTGGAATTGTAACAGAATCGTTTTTAATAATGATTCTCGTTACGCTAGGATTAAGAATTATTGGCGTTCCGATGAGCCAAGGGTTGGTTATTGGATTAATCGCAGGAGTACTCAATGTTGTTCCCTACATTGGTCCTCTTATAGGAACCTTTGTTGGGATATTCCTCGTTATTACCACCAACATCGATGTATTTACAATGGCCGAGATGGTACACCATATCATCTACATTGCCATTGTTTTCTCAATCGTCCACCTTATCGACAACATCGTCTTCCAACCGCTTATATACTCTAACAGCGTACACGCGCATCCGCTCGAAATTTTTATTGTAATTCTTATTGCGGGAAGCATTGCTGGTGTTTTGGGAATGCTCCTTGCCATTCCGACATATACGGTATTGCGTGTTTTTGCAAAAGAATTTTTCAATAACTTTAGGGTCGTCCAGAAGCTTACAGAAAACATTTAA